The proteins below are encoded in one region of Microbispora sp. NBC_01189:
- a CDS encoding SDR family oxidoreductase, which yields MPTALITGATAGIGAAFARRLAADGFSLVLVARDEERLTASAEALHKRYGVTAETLRADLTTEEGLAAAEERLRSGVDLLVNNAGFGHPGGFLDTPMDDEARMLRLHCEAVLRLTRAGLPYMISKGRGGVVNVASVAAFLPGGTYSASKAWVVNYSTSAAALVGRRGVRVMALCPGFVRTEFHGRARLDMSHLPSFAWLSADRVAADAMRDLARGAWVSIPSARYKAVVAILRLLPLNLLGRIARVRYR from the coding sequence ATGCCCACCGCACTCATCACCGGCGCGACCGCCGGGATCGGCGCCGCCTTCGCCCGGCGCCTGGCAGCCGACGGGTTCTCCCTGGTCCTGGTGGCCCGCGACGAGGAGCGGCTGACCGCCTCCGCCGAGGCGCTGCACAAGAGGTACGGCGTGACGGCCGAGACGCTACGCGCCGACCTGACCACCGAGGAGGGGCTGGCGGCCGCCGAGGAGCGACTGCGCTCGGGCGTGGACCTGCTGGTCAACAACGCCGGGTTCGGGCATCCGGGGGGATTCCTCGACACCCCCATGGACGACGAGGCCCGGATGCTGCGGCTGCACTGCGAGGCGGTGCTGCGGCTGACCCGGGCGGGCCTGCCGTACATGATCTCCAAGGGCCGCGGCGGGGTCGTCAACGTGGCCTCGGTCGCGGCGTTCCTGCCCGGAGGCACCTACAGCGCGTCGAAGGCGTGGGTGGTGAACTACAGCACCTCGGCGGCCGCCCTGGTCGGCCGCCGCGGCGTGCGGGTGATGGCGCTGTGCCCGGGGTTCGTGCGGACGGAGTTCCACGGCCGGGCCCGGCTCGACATGTCCCATCTGCCGTCCTTCGCGTGGCTGTCGGCCGACCGCGTCGCCGCCGACGCGATGCGCGACCTCGCCCGGGGGGCGTGGGTGAGCATTCCGTCGGCCCGCTACAAGGCGGTCGTGGCGATCCTGCGGCTGCTGCCGCTCAACCTGCTCGGCCGGATAGCGCGGGTGCGCTACCGCTGA